One Serratia liquefaciens genomic window, GGCGTCAACGCTGCCTCCAACCCGAAACTGGTGCCGCTGAAAGAGCTGGATGCGCCTAAAGTTGATGCCTCCGCGCTGAACGGCAAAAAGGTCGTCGAACTGATGACCGAAGCCGGTCTGCTGTAAGCCTGTCTTACCCGTACAGAGAGCTTTTAACCCTATGTCGAATATAGGTTTCAACGCTGCCGGTGCAGCGCCACGTTATGCTTCAGCCCGACGCCATCAGCGCCCGGGACTGTTTATCGTGGCGGTCGCCATTTTACTCTCCCTGCTGGCACTGCTACCGTTGGGGTTTGTCATTAGCGTGGCGTTTGAAACCGGTTGGCCCACGGTGAAAGCTCTGGTATTTCGCCCCCGGGTGGCCGAACTGCTGCTAAATACCCTGCTGCTGGTTCTCTTCACGCTGCCGATTTGCGCCCTGCTGGGAGTAACGCTGGCCTGGTTGACTGAACGTACCACTTTGCCGGGTCGTCGTTTTTGGTCGCTGTTGGCGACCGCGCCGCTGGCGGTTCCTGCCTTCGTGCAAAGTTACGCCTGGATCAGCCTGGTGCCTTCGATGCATGGGTTGGGGGCTGGGGTCTTTATTTCGGTCATCGCCTATTTTCCGTTTATTTATCTGCCGGCCGCGGCCGTATTGCGCCGACTGGATCCCGGTATTGAAGACGTCGCCACTTCTCTGGGTACCCGCCCGTTGGCGGTATTTTTCCGCGTGGTATTGCCGCAGCTAAAACTGGCAATCTGGGGGGGCTCGCTGCTGATCGCCCTGCATTTGCTGGCGGAGTACGGTCTGTACGCAATGATCCGCTTCGACACCTTCACCACCGCCATTTTCGATCAGTTCCAGTCTACGTTTAACGGCCCGGCGGCCAATATGCTGGCCGGGGTACTGGTGCTTTGCTGCCTGGTGCTGTTGCTGCTGGAAGCCGGCAGCCGGGGCCGGGCACGCTATGCCCGCGTCGGTTCCGGTAGCGCCCGCAGCCAGAATGCTTACCGCCTTGGGCCTGTCGCTACCCTGTTCGGCCTGCTGCTGCCCCTGGCACTCACCGCGCTGGCGCTGGGCGTGCCCTTTATCACCCTGGCCCGCTGGCTGACTTTGGGTGGGGTTGAGGTCTGGCGCAATGCCGAACTGCTGCCGGCCCTGTTGCAAACGCTGTCGCTGGCGGCCGGCGGAGCCCTGTTGATCACCTTGTGCGCCATTCCAATGGCCTGGCTTTCGGTACGCTACCCCGCACGACTGTATCGGGTTCTGGAGGGTTGCAATTATGTCACCAGTTCGCTGCCCGGAATTGTGGTGGCGTTGGCGCTGGTGACGGTCACCATTCACAGCTTCCGCCCGATTTATCAAACCGAAATTACCCTGCTGTTGGCCTATCTGCTGATGTTTATGCCCCGGGCATTGATCAACCTGCGCGCCGGAATTGCCCAAGCGCCGGTTGAACTGGAAAATGTGGCCCGCAGCCTCGGCCGTTCCCCTGCCCAGGCTCTTTGGAGTACCACGCTGCGACTGGCGGCTCCCGGCGCAGCCGCCGGTGCGGCACTGGTATTTCTGGCCATCTCCAATGAGCTGACCGCCACGCTGCTGCTGGCGCCTAATGGCACACGTACGCTGGCCACCGCTTTTTGGGCACTGACCAGCGAGATCGACTATGTAGCGGCGGCCCCCTACGCGCTGATTATGGTGGCGTTGTCCCTGCCACTGACCTGGCTTCTTTATTCTCAATCCAAACGCACGGCGGGATTATGAGCACGCTTGAACTACAAGGCATCGGCAAGTCCTATAACGCAGTCAAAGTGCTGGAGCATATTGATTTGCAGGTTGCACCAGGCAGCCGCACCGCGATCGTCGGCCCTTCCGGCTCGGGGAAAACCACCCTGTTGCGCATCATTGCCGGTTTCGAAATACCGGACAGCGGTCAGGTGATACTGCAAGGCCACTCGATGGACAATGGCAGCGGCTGGGTACCGGCGCACCTGCGTGGCATTGGTTTTGTGCCGCAAGATGGCGCGCTGTTTCCGCACTTTACCGTAGCGGGCAACATAGGTTTTGGCCTGAAAGGCAGCAAGAGTGACAAGCAGCTGCGTATAGATGCGCTGATGGACATGGTGGCGCTGGATCGCCGTCTGGGCGCACTGTGGCCACATGAGCTTTCTGGCGGTCAACAGCAACGCGTGGCGTTAGCCCGGGCGCTCTCCCAGCAGCCTAAATTGATGTTGCTGGATGAGCCCTTTTCCGCTCTGGATACCGGCTTGCGTGCCGCGACCCGAAAAGCAGTGGCGGAACTGTTGGCCGAAGCCAAAGTGGCGTCTATTTTGGTGACCCACGATCAGACCGAAGCCCTGTCATTTGCCGACCAGGTGGCGGTGATGCGCAATGGGCGTCTGGCACAGGTTGGGCCACCGCAGGATCTTTATCTACGCCCGGTGGACGAGCCTACTGCCACCTTTTTAGGTGAGACGCTGGTGCTTTCCGCCGAGCTTGAACAGGGTTGGGCCCAGTGCGCACTGGGGCGGATTGCCGTCGACGATCCTGCCCGCCGGGGGCCAGCCCGGATTATGCTGCGCCCGGAGCAAGTTCAAATCAGCCAGTCCAATTCCCAACATCCAGGCCAGGCCGTGGTGACCCATATAGATTTCGCCGGTTTTGTCTCCACCTTGAACCTGCGTATGGCCGACAGTGGCACGACGATCGAAATTAAAACTGTCAGCCGAGAAGGCCTGCGGGCCGGCACCCTCGTCAATCTGAATATCATCGGTCAGGCACATATTTTTGCCGGGTAATGCCTGCCACTCAGTCAAACCGGTGCCTGCAGAACAGGCGCCGGTATTACATCTATGAACTTTGTCGTCGCCTTGTAGTACTCTGACGCCTCACTCAACTCCCTACCACCGTAAGACGACAGATTATGCTTATTTTGTATGCCGCATCGGCCCTTATCTTCACCTTTATGTTTATTCTGGCCTTTATCTACTGCTTTTTTAAGCTTTCGAGGGACGGCGATGTGAACTTTAAGGTGACGCTTTGCGTGCTCATTCTGTCGTTTCTGGCTTTCTACTCCGCCTACGGCTATGTCAGTACTCTGTTGGAGCAGCAGCAGGTCAAAATAAAACTCTATTAGCCATTAGCTTCCCGTCGCTCTGAACGAAAAAACCTATCGCAGCCATCGTTGAGTAAAAACCCTTTCATCAACTACGATTAATTTGTGACCGGTGCAAGCATTCACCCGTCCGGAGATAACCCACAGAGGATTATCATAATTTTTCATGCTGGTTAAAGCCGCCCTTCTTTTAACGCGGCTAAGAAAGGTTAATTATGGCACGTACTACCCCCCTCGAGCGCTACCGCAATATCGGCATTTCGGCGCACATCGATGCCGGCAAAACCACCACCACCGAGCGGATTCTGTTTTACACCGGGGTCAGTCACAAGCTGGGCGAAGTGCACGACGGCGCCGCCACCATGGACTGGATGGCGCAGGAGCAGGAACGCGGCATTACCATTACTTCGGCGGCGACGACCTGTTTCTGGAACGGCATGCAGCATAATTATCCGCAGCACCGCATCAATATTATAGACACCCCCGGGCACGTAGACTTTACCATTGAGGTTGAGCGCTCCATGCGCGTGCTTGACGGTGCGGTCATGGTCTACGACTCGGTGGGTGGCGTGCAGCCGCAGTCGGAAACCGTCTGGCGCCAGGCCAATAAATACAAGGTGCCGCGGCTGGCGTTCGTCAACAAAATGGACCGCGTGGGCGCTGACTTTTTCCGCGTGCGCAAAATGATGATCGAGCGCCTTAAGGCCAATCCGGTACCGATCGTCATTCCTATTGGGGCCGAAGACCACTTCACCGGCGTGGTGGATTTGGTGAGCATGAAAGCCATCCTGTGGGACGAAGCGACCCAGGGGATGAGTTTCAGCTTTGAAGAGATCCCGACGGACCTGCGCGAATCGGCACAGGAATGGCGGGATAAAATGGTCGAAGCTGCCGCCGAAGGTTCGGAAGAGCTGATGGACAAGTACCTCAATCAGGAGCCCCTCAGCGAAGAAGAGATCGTTCGCGGCCTGCGCCTGCGCACCGTAGCCGGTGAAATTCAGCCGATGCTGTGCGGTTCCGCATTCCGCAACAAAGGGGTGCAGCGTATGCTGGACGCGGTGATTGAGCTGATGCCCTCGCCGCTTGACGTTCCACCGATGGAAGGCCATGACGAGCGTGACAATATCGTGATCCGCCGGGCGTCTGACGATGAGAAGTTCTCTGCGCTGGCGTTCAAGCTGATGACCGATCCCTTCGTTGGCCAACTGACCTTTGTACGGGTGTATTCCGGCGTGCTGGCCAAAGGCAGCAGCGTTTACAACCCGGTGAAAGGCAAGAAGGAGCGCATTGGCCGCATCGTGCAAATGCACGCCAACGATCGTAAGGATGTCGAAGAACTGCACGCCGGTGATATAGCCGCCTGCGTCGGATTAAAAGACGTCACCACCGGCGACACCCTGTGCGATCCCAACGCCATTATCACGCTGGAAAAAATGGTCTTCCCGGAACCGGTTATCGCTCAGGCGATTGAGCCTAAAACCAAAGCCGATCAGGAGAGAATGGGCATCGCGCTGCAACGCCTTTCTTCAGAGGACCCGTCATTCCGCGTGCGCACCGATGAAGAGTCGGGCCAGACCATTATTTACGGTATGGGCGAACTGCATTTGGAAATTATCGTCGATCGCATGCGTCGCGAGTTCGGCGTGGCGACCACCACCGGCAAACCGCAGGTTTCCTACCGCGAAACCATCCGCAAGCGCGTGACCGACGTGGAAGGCAAATTCGTGCGCCAGTCCGGTGGTAAAGGCCAGTACGGCCACGTGGTATTGACGGTGGAACCTAATGAGCCGGGCAAGGGTTTTGAATTCTTCGATGAAATCAAAGGCGGCGTGATCCCGGGTGAATTTATCCCGGCGGTGAGAAAAGGCGTGCTGGAAGCGTTGAATAACGGCGTGCTGGCCGGCTATCAGGTGGTGGATGTCAAAGTACACCTGACCTTCGGCTCTTATCACGACGTCGACTCTTCGGAGCAGGCCTTCCGCATGGCGGCCATCTTTGGTTTTAAAGAGGCCTGCCGTCAGGCGGATCCGGTGATTCTCGAACCCATCATGTCGGTAGAGGTAGAAACGCCGGAAGATTACGCCGGCAGCGTAATGGGCGATCTGTCGTCACGGCGCGGATTGGTTCAAGGGATGGAAGATATCCCGGGCGGCGGCGGCAAGGAAATTCACGCCAAGGTGCCGCTGTCCGAGATGTTTGGCTATTCCACCACCTTACGTTCAATGTCGCAGGGGCGCGCCACCTACACCATGGAGTTCAGCCACTACGCCGAAGCGCCGCGTAACGTAGCCGAAGAGATCATCCACCACAGTAAAAAGTAAGCGTAGCGCCTGCCGCATTCAGCGGCAGGCGTTACTCCTTGGCCCCAACGCTGACCACCACCGACTGCGGCTTGATCCGCATCGCCGACACCACCCCCACTATCAGGCAGGCGATACCGCCCAGCGTCAGCAACGGTGGCCAGGCCTGGCGCAGCATAAAGGTGTAAGCCAAGCCGGCCAGAATTTCGAAGACGATCAGCGGCCCGACCAACACCGTCGGCAGACGCTGACTCGCCTCATTCCAACACAGAGCGCCAATCCACGAACACAGAATGCCGATAGTCATCATCAAGGGCACGAACACCTCCGGCCTGGGTCCGAAAGGCAACGCAAACTCGGGCCGGGTAAGGGCCAAATGACCGCAAACCACCAAATAGCCGAGCAGCGCCAGCGGCAGCGTCGCCAGGCCCTGCGCGGTCGCCCAGGTCGCGGGCCTGTGGTTCGGGTTCTCGCGCAGCCAGCGGGAATTGCGCAACGGGAACCAGGTCCAGCACGCCACCGCCAGCAGCGCCAGGCCCAAGCCGCTGGTATAACGCCAGACGTCGATCGGGGCCGTATTGCCCTGCAGTTCGGCAACGTTGACCAACGCCAGACCGCAGGCAATCAGCACCAGCGCCGGCGTCAGTTTGCGCCAGGAAAGCCGCCCATCGTGTCGGCTGTAAAACAGGTTGGCGGTCACCGAGATAACCACCGGCAGCGTACCGATAATCATGGTAGAGACCGGCGCGCCAGTACGTTGAATGGCACTCGCCAGGCACAGGTAATACAGCAGGTTGCCAATCGCCGTCAGCTTTAACGCCTCCAGCCAATCGTGACGATGTAACTTTTTCAGACGATGACGATCAAACCAGGCCAACGGCAAGGCAATCAGCCCAAAGGCCAGATAGCGCCCGGTCGACTGCAACGCCGCCGGGTATTCAGGGATTAACACCGGGCCGACAAAAATCAGCCCCCACATCAGCCCGGCAGACAAGGCAAATAACACGCCGACAAACATAATGACTCCATCAACAACCGGGTACAGCAATGCGAACCCGTGATTAAATACTTGGAGTCAGCCTAACGAGCTCGGGCGGGAAAATATTGTAGCAGGTTGCTGTTTTAGCGGTTGGTGACCTGTTTCTGGTAGCGCACTGGTGTGACACCGTAACGATTGGCAAAAGCGCGCGTCAAATGCGCCTGATCGGTCAACCCCGCTGCGGCGGCCACCTGTGCCGCAGGCATGCCGCGCCCGAGCATCTGTTTGGCCTGTGACAGGCGGATCGCCATCAGCATTTGTTGAGGGGATACATGGTATTGGGCTTTGAATTTACGCAGAAAATGATAGGGACTGAGAGAAACCAGCGCCGCCAACTGATCGAGCGTAATGACGGAAGCAAAATTATCGTGCAGATAGCTTTTGACGATATCAAAACGGTGCGCCGCTTCTGCTTTCAACGGGCGTGCAGCCTGGATATGCGGACGGAAAATGCTGATGACCTGCATCAGAAGATCGTCGATGGTCAGCGGATCACGAGCCTGCCACAGTGCGGCCAGCGTGGCGGACAACTGCCGTGCAGCTAACGGATCCTGGCGTATGGCATCGGTGAACCAAAACCCCTGCTCACCGGACAGCCGTTCCAGCGTGTGCGGTTCAAGATAAAGCATCCGATAATTCCAGCCGCCGGCGGTTTCCGACTCGCCGGTGTGCAACTCGTCCGGGTTCATCAATATCAGCGAACCCGGCGCCGCCAAATGTTGTGCTCCGCGATAGCGAAAGCGCTCAGCCCCCGAATCGACGGTACCAATGGCGAAAGCATCGTGGGTGTGCGGCTCAAAAACGTAGCGCTCAATATGCGCGTGATAAAGCTCAACGCCCGGCATCTGCGGTAGATGCCGAAACTGCGCGCTGTCTTTCTCAAAGGGAAACTGTTGTGGAACACCCTGCACCGTACCGCCCTGCTTCAATTGTGCCGATGCCGATAGGATAGACAACGCCGCAGGTTTTGAGTAGTGCGCAACGCGGTTTTCTGGACGCTGATGCTCATTCAGCGTAGGGTATTTTACTCAGCGTCAGGCATCTGCCAGCCAGCACCGGCGTCTTGATTATCCCGCCGCAGAACGGGAAACCCGTTTTTAACCCCTTGAAAGTAAGAGGCAACAATGTATCCAGATACTCAACTCTATATCGACGGACAATGGCGTAACGCAGTCGCCGGCAAAACCACGCCGGTCACCAACCCCGCGACCGATGAGGTGATTGGCAGCGTGGCGCATGCCGCCGCAGCCGATCTCGATCTGGCACTGGACGCAACCGAACGCGGTTTTAAAGTCTGGCGCGACACCTCCGCCTATCAGCGTGCAAACCTGATGCGCAAGGCCGCAGCATTGTTGCGTGAACGCGCCGAGAAGATCGCCGCCATCATGAGTCAGGAACAAGGCAAACCGGTGGCGCAGGCCAAGGTTGAAATCCTTAATTCGGCGGACGTGATCGACTGGTTTGCCGGCGAAGCCAGCCGCACTTACGGCCAGATTATCCCGTCCC contains:
- a CDS encoding ABC transporter permease, which produces MSNIGFNAAGAAPRYASARRHQRPGLFIVAVAILLSLLALLPLGFVISVAFETGWPTVKALVFRPRVAELLLNTLLLVLFTLPICALLGVTLAWLTERTTLPGRRFWSLLATAPLAVPAFVQSYAWISLVPSMHGLGAGVFISVIAYFPFIYLPAAAVLRRLDPGIEDVATSLGTRPLAVFFRVVLPQLKLAIWGGSLLIALHLLAEYGLYAMIRFDTFTTAIFDQFQSTFNGPAANMLAGVLVLCCLVLLLLEAGSRGRARYARVGSGSARSQNAYRLGPVATLFGLLLPLALTALALGVPFITLARWLTLGGVEVWRNAELLPALLQTLSLAAGGALLITLCAIPMAWLSVRYPARLYRVLEGCNYVTSSLPGIVVALALVTVTIHSFRPIYQTEITLLLAYLLMFMPRALINLRAGIAQAPVELENVARSLGRSPAQALWSTTLRLAAPGAAAGAALVFLAISNELTATLLLAPNGTRTLATAFWALTSEIDYVAAAPYALIMVALSLPLTWLLYSQSKRTAGL
- a CDS encoding ABC transporter ATP-binding protein, which encodes MSTLELQGIGKSYNAVKVLEHIDLQVAPGSRTAIVGPSGSGKTTLLRIIAGFEIPDSGQVILQGHSMDNGSGWVPAHLRGIGFVPQDGALFPHFTVAGNIGFGLKGSKSDKQLRIDALMDMVALDRRLGALWPHELSGGQQQRVALARALSQQPKLMLLDEPFSALDTGLRAATRKAVAELLAEAKVASILVTHDQTEALSFADQVAVMRNGRLAQVGPPQDLYLRPVDEPTATFLGETLVLSAELEQGWAQCALGRIAVDDPARRGPARIMLRPEQVQISQSNSQHPGQAVVTHIDFAGFVSTLNLRMADSGTTIEIKTVSREGLRAGTLVNLNIIGQAHIFAG
- the fusA gene encoding elongation factor G, whose translation is MARTTPLERYRNIGISAHIDAGKTTTTERILFYTGVSHKLGEVHDGAATMDWMAQEQERGITITSAATTCFWNGMQHNYPQHRINIIDTPGHVDFTIEVERSMRVLDGAVMVYDSVGGVQPQSETVWRQANKYKVPRLAFVNKMDRVGADFFRVRKMMIERLKANPVPIVIPIGAEDHFTGVVDLVSMKAILWDEATQGMSFSFEEIPTDLRESAQEWRDKMVEAAAEGSEELMDKYLNQEPLSEEEIVRGLRLRTVAGEIQPMLCGSAFRNKGVQRMLDAVIELMPSPLDVPPMEGHDERDNIVIRRASDDEKFSALAFKLMTDPFVGQLTFVRVYSGVLAKGSSVYNPVKGKKERIGRIVQMHANDRKDVEELHAGDIAACVGLKDVTTGDTLCDPNAIITLEKMVFPEPVIAQAIEPKTKADQERMGIALQRLSSEDPSFRVRTDEESGQTIIYGMGELHLEIIVDRMRREFGVATTTGKPQVSYRETIRKRVTDVEGKFVRQSGGKGQYGHVVLTVEPNEPGKGFEFFDEIKGGVIPGEFIPAVRKGVLEALNNGVLAGYQVVDVKVHLTFGSYHDVDSSEQAFRMAAIFGFKEACRQADPVILEPIMSVEVETPEDYAGSVMGDLSSRRGLVQGMEDIPGGGGKEIHAKVPLSEMFGYSTTLRSMSQGRATYTMEFSHYAEAPRNVAEEIIHHSKK
- a CDS encoding DMT family transporter codes for the protein MFVGVLFALSAGLMWGLIFVGPVLIPEYPAALQSTGRYLAFGLIALPLAWFDRHRLKKLHRHDWLEALKLTAIGNLLYYLCLASAIQRTGAPVSTMIIGTLPVVISVTANLFYSRHDGRLSWRKLTPALVLIACGLALVNVAELQGNTAPIDVWRYTSGLGLALLAVACWTWFPLRNSRWLRENPNHRPATWATAQGLATLPLALLGYLVVCGHLALTRPEFALPFGPRPEVFVPLMMTIGILCSWIGALCWNEASQRLPTVLVGPLIVFEILAGLAYTFMLRQAWPPLLTLGGIACLIVGVVSAMRIKPQSVVVSVGAKE
- a CDS encoding AraC family transcriptional regulator; translation: MQGVPQQFPFEKDSAQFRHLPQMPGVELYHAHIERYVFEPHTHDAFAIGTVDSGAERFRYRGAQHLAAPGSLILMNPDELHTGESETAGGWNYRMLYLEPHTLERLSGEQGFWFTDAIRQDPLAARQLSATLAALWQARDPLTIDDLLMQVISIFRPHIQAARPLKAEAAHRFDIVKSYLHDNFASVITLDQLAALVSLSPYHFLRKFKAQYHVSPQQMLMAIRLSQAKQMLGRGMPAAQVAAAAGLTDQAHLTRAFANRYGVTPVRYQKQVTNR